In the Parasteatoda tepidariorum isolate YZ-2023 chromosome 3, CAS_Ptep_4.0, whole genome shotgun sequence genome, one interval contains:
- the LOC107445618 gene encoding uncharacterized protein — translation MWNIKMLFSVFLACICIPYTWAETASKGDRGEDVTAKSVSTSGTRDLVREATGYQRPVYGTQVWYPGGSGGGGNSKGWSNNRPQGGYGRTTGYGGGSQNQYLTNQGGYVGNQINQNPGYGTNKGWASGGSSWGGSNVQRPMTGGSGNYKGSSSYNQGGYQSGYGQSGYGQSGYLQQGGFGQGAYGGQGIYGGQSGYGGQSGYGVQSGYGGQGILSGLSGYGGQSGYGGQGILGGQSGYGGQGILVGQSGFGGQGILGGQSGYGGQGGYGGQSGWYGGNQISSGGYNWPSGGGGGGGYRGDKGSYGGSYGNLGNQQGYGSINFGSGYPSQGLSGGLGNQIYGSGYGGSYMGQKGYGGSSGGQKGYGNYNNINAIPQSSGVWGGNIYDRYGSGNFQGNYKGGTPRNSKGWSSSRSGYGNNYSNRKGYY, via the coding sequence ATGCTGTTCTCAGTATTCTTAGCTTGCATATGCATTCCTTATACATGGGCTGAAACTGCCAGCAAGGGAGATCGAGGAGAAGATGTGACTGCTAAAAGTGTCAGTACATCAGGTACCAGAGATTTAGTACGAGAAGCGACAGGTTATCAAAGACCAGTTTATGGTACTCAAGTTTGGTATCCTGGTGGTTCTGGTGGTGGTGGCAACAGCAAAGGATGGTCAAATAATAGACCTCAAGGAGGATATGGTCGCACCACTGGCTATGGAGGTGGATCTCAAAACCAATACCTGACTAATCAAGGTGGTTACGTAGGCAATCAAATCAATCAAAATCCTGGATATGGTACTAACAAAGGTTGGGCTTCTGGAGGATCAAGTTGGGGTGGAAGCAATGTTCAGAGACCTATGACTGGTGGTTCTGGTAACTATAAAGGAAGTAGCTCTTATAATCAAGGGGGATACCAAAGTGGCTACGGTCAAAGCGGATACGGACAGAGTGGATACTTGCAACAAGGGGGATTTGGTCAAGGTGCTTATGGCGGGCAAGGAATATATGGTGGTCAAAGTGGATATGGTGGTCAAAGTGGATATGGTGTTCAAAGTGGATATGGTGGACAAGGTATATTAAGTGGACTAAGTGGATATGGTGGACAAAGTGGATATGGTGGACAAGGTATATTGGGTGGACAAAGTGGATATGGTGGACAAGGTATATTAGTTGGACAAAGTGGATTTGGTGGACAAGGTATATTAGGTGGACAAAGTGGATATGGTGGACAAGGAGGATACGGAGGACAAAGTGGTTGGTACGGTGGGAATCAGATTAGTTCTGGGGGATACAATTGGCCATCTGGTGGTGGTGGGGGTGGTGGTTACAGAGGTGATAAGGGAAGCTACGGAGGGTCTTATGGAAACTTAGGAAATCAACAAGGCTATGGTAGTATCAATTTCGGAAGTGGTTACCCAAGCCAAGGCCTTAGTGGTGGTTTAGGTAATCAAATATATGGTTCAGGATATGGTGGTTCCTATATGGGACAGAAAGGTTACGGTGGATCTTCTGGTGGACAAAAGGGCTATGGTAATTACAACAACATAAACGCAATTCCACAGAGTAGTGGCGTATGGGGTGGCAATATATATGACAGATATGGTTCTGGCAACTTTCAAGGAAATTATAAAGGGGGCACTCCAAGAAACTCTAAAGGCTGGTCATCATCCAGAAGTGGATATGGTAATAATTATTCCAACAGGAAAGGATATTATTAA